One segment of Sesamum indicum cultivar Zhongzhi No. 13 linkage group LG4, S_indicum_v1.0, whole genome shotgun sequence DNA contains the following:
- the LOC105160795 gene encoding LOW QUALITY PROTEIN: probable LRR receptor-like serine/threonine-protein kinase IRK (The sequence of the model RefSeq protein was modified relative to this genomic sequence to represent the inferred CDS: substituted 1 base at 1 genomic stop codon) → MRSLLGVFFFIFLSPFSVKSLSPSLNDDVLGLIVFKADIRDPDQKLSSWNEDDDSPCNNWIGVKCNPRSNRVSELVLDGFGLSGKLGRGLLQLQSLQKLSLAKNNLTGSLSLSLAQLSDLRVLDLSENGLWGSISSDFFMQCGSLRSISLARNKFSGPIPESLGSCSTLTSLNFSGNQFLGLLPSAIWSMPALKSLDLSDNMLEGEIPQDIEGLKNLRVIRLRNNKFTGKVPDGIGNCLLLRSIDFSQNLLSAGLPSTMQKLSLCNVLLLARNLFTWEMPEWIGEMRSLETVDFSENNFTGQLPDSLGKLQSLKILNVSKNALTGSLPETMSNCINLVAFDISHNSLTGNLPSWLFKLGLEQVLFSDNRLSGSIDGAFTSSTDNSQKKLVILDVSQNDLSGAIPAVLGDFGSLQLLNMSMNFCSGVCVAGIGSTHPKSTLXSYFLLEKLKKLSILDLSDNQLNGSIPSELGGLSFLDEMRLEKNSLGGEIPLSIGNCASLKSLCLAHNEITGSVPASLAKLSNLQIIDLCFNKLTGTLPKQLANLVRLQSFNISHNQLEGELPAGGFFNTISPSSVLGNPSLCGAAVNRSCPTVLPKPIVLNPNSTDATPGTVPQTFGHGKKILSISALIAIGAAAAIVIGVIAITVLNLRVRSSMSRSAVALTFSGGDDFSHSPSTDGNSGKLVMFSGDPDFSTGAQSLLNKNCELGRGGFGSVYRTTLKDGRSIAIKKLTVSSLVKSQEEFEREVKKLGKVRHVNLVALDGYYWTPSLQLLIYEYVPGGNLYKHLHEGSSGNYLSWNERFNIILGAAKGLAHLHQMKVIHYNLKSSNILIDSSGEPKVADCGLARLLPMLDRYVLSSKIQSALGYMAPEFACKTVKITEKCDVYGFGILVLEIVTGKRPVEYMEDDVVVLCDMVRGSLEEGKVEECVDDRLQGKFPAEEAIPVMKLGLICTSQVPSNRPDMAEVVNILELIRCPSESQDELGDFS, encoded by the exons atgaggAGTCTTCttggtgttttctttttcatctttttatcTCCGTTCTCAGTGAAATCTTTGAGCCCTTCTCTAAATGATGATGTTCTGGGGTTAATTGTGTTCAAAGCTGATATTCGAGATCCTGATCAGAAATTAAGTTCTTGgaatgaagatgatgataGCCCATGTAATAATTGGATTGGTGTAAAATGCAACCCTAGATCCAATAGAGTGTCTGAACTTGTTCTTGACGGCTTTGGCCTCTCAGGAAAACTAGGAAGAGGCCTCCTTCAACTGCAGTCTCTGCAAAAGCTCTCACTTGCAAAAAACAATCTTACTGGAAGCTTGAGCCTCAGCTTAGCTCAGCTGTCTGATCTGAGGGTCCTGGACTTGAGTGAAAATGGTTTATGGGGGTCGATATCCAGTGATTTCTTTATGCAATGTGGGTCTTTGAGATCAATTTCCTTGGCCAGAAACAAGTTTTCAGGCCCAATTCCTGAGAGTTTAGGCTCGTGCTCCACTCTTACTTCACTTAACTTCTCTGGGAATCAGTTCTTGGGGCTGTTGCCATCTGCAATATGGTCAATGCCTGCTCTTAAGTCACTTGATTTGTCTGATAACATGTTGGAGGGTGAAATTCCTCAGGACATTGAaggtttgaaaaatttgagGGTGATTCGATTGAGGAATAATAAGTTCACTGGTAAAGTTCCTGATGGAATTGGGAATTGTTTGTTATTAAGGTCAATTGATTTTAGCCAAAATTTGCTTTCTGCTGGGCTTCCAAGCACAATGCAGAAGCTTTCCTTGTGCAATGTTCTACTTTTAGCTAGAAATCTTTTCACCTGGGAGATGCCTGAATGGATTGGAGAAATGAGAAGCCTTGAGACCGTCGATTTTTCCGAGAATAACTTTACAGGACAACTTCCAGATTCTTTAGGGAAGCTTCAGTCATTGAAGATTCTGAATGTATCTAAGAATGCTCTCACTGGAAGCTTGCCTGAGACTATGAGCAATTGTATTAACCTAGTGGCATTTGATATTAGTCATAATTCTTTGACAGGTAATCTTCCTTCTTGGCTGTTCAAACTTGGTTTAGAGCAAGTTCTGTTTTCAGACAACAGGTTAAGTGGGAGCATCGATGGTGCTTTTACCTCATCGACGGACAACTCTCAGAAAAAGCTTGTGATTCTGGATGTCTCTCAAAATGATCTATCTGGAGCAATTCCAGCTGTTCTCGGGGATTTTGGCAGCTTGCAGTTGTTAAATATGTCTATGAATTTTTGCTCCGGAGTTTGTGTAGCGGGCATTGGGTCCACCCATCCCAAATCCACCCtttgatcatattttttattagaaaaattgaaaaaattaagtattcTTGATTTGAGTGATAACCAATTAAACGGCAGCATTCCTTCGGAGCTGGGAGGACTCTCATTCCTTGACGAAATGAGACTTGAAAAGAACTCACTTGGGGGAGAGATTCCTTTATCAATCGGGAATTGCGCTTCACTTAAGTCCTT GTGTCTTGCTCATAATGAAATAACTGGTTCGGTCCCTGCTTCCCTTGCAAAGCTCTCCAACCTTCAAATCATCGACCTCTGTTTCAACAAGCTGACCGGTACCCTACCAAAGCAGCTGGCAAATCTTGTACGCCTTCAATCATTTAACATTTCACACAACCAGCTAGAAGGTGAACTTCCAGCTGGTGGATTTTTCAACACCATTTCTCCATCATCTGTATTGGGGAACCCATCTCTCTGTGGGGCGGCAGTCAATAGAAGTTGTCCCACTGTCCTTCCCAAACCAATTGTGCTTAATCCAAACTCTACTGATGCCACTCCGGGTACCGTCCCTCAAACATTTGGTCACGGGAAGAAAATCCTCAGCATTTCTGCACTGATTGCCATTGGTGCAGCTGCTGCAATTGTCATTGGTGTTATTGCTATCACTGTGCTTAATCTTCGTGTACGTTCTTCCATGTCTCGCTCCGCTGTGGCTCTTACCTTTTCTGGAGGTGATGACTTTAGCCATTCACCATCCACTGATGGGAATTCGGGGAAACTCGTCATGTTTTCAGGCGATCCTGATTTTAGCACTGGGGCACAATCTCTTCTCAACAAAAATTGTGAACTTGGGCGTGGGGGATTTGGATCTGTCTACCGGACTACACTTAAAGACGGACGCTCTATTGCCATAAAGAAGCTCACAGTTTCAAGTCTTGTCAAGTCCCAGGAAGAGTTTGAAAGGGAAGTCAAGAAATTGGGGAAAGTTCGTCATGTTAATCTTGTGGCACTTGATGGTTACTACTGGACTCCCTCATTACAGCTTcttatttatgaatatgtcCCCGGTGGAAATCTGTACAAGCATCTTCATGAAGGATCTAGTGGAAACTACCTGTCATGGAACGAAAGATTTAACATTATTCTGGGAGCTGCTAAAGGCTTGGCTCATTTGCACCAAATGAAAGTAATTCACTATAACTTAAAATCGAGTAACATATTGATTGACAGCTCTGGGGAACCTAAGGTTGCAGATTGTGGTTTAGCTCGTTTGCTACCAATGTTAGACCGGTATGTACTGAGCAGCAAAATTCAGAGTGCTCTTGGATACATGGCACCTGAATTTGCGTGCAAAACTGTCAAGATAACAGAGAAATGCGACGTCTATGGGTTTGGCATATTGGTCTTGGAGATAGTAACTGGGAAGAGGCCCGTCGAGTACATGGAGGACGACGTGGTAGTGCTTTGTGACATGGTTAGAGGATCACTAGAAGAAGGCAAAGTGGAGGAATGCGTTGACGACAGGCTGCAAGGGAAGTTTCCGGCTGAAGAGGCGATTCCGGTGATGAAGTTAGGCCTTATCTGCACATCACAAGTGCCTTCAAACCGGCCCGACATGGCGGAAGTAGTTAACATATTGGAGCTGATAAGATGTCCTTCTGAAAGCCAGGACGAGTTGGGAGATTTCAGCTGA
- the LOC105160796 gene encoding uncharacterized protein LOC105160796: MDGESWAQGESLTEHRSEPKKRGILEVEETSDSSHKRVKMRDLESVFLSEAQAGRGVSNTVQPDADSDSRTLDLNENVGSVNCTVGDDAPACECDKLRTSGKEEVERDDGATKGRRFDLDLNAEDISSSINDPFYPYKNYEHLKSRDDSECGSSVGPLDERDSMRAWKGLKQNNYMSALHGAVAMPVPKPRGRKKFNNDMMKKKIELAKKEQVDRFARVAAPSGLLNGLNPGIINHVRNSKQVHSIIEALVRSERNENRLSGSKKCNQIKSGLQELTARKEFGDVHHSGTNTSGFNHGDTLIGRRHMSDNALFSKSVYPNTEVPRGNGGSCTGQTRTFSWRPSECNRENEDDKLALKLSSSAKVATGHASCLSNEESADLSSVTSLSVKAANVASQWLELLNQDIRGRLAALKRSKKRVRAVITTELPLLMSREFSSNLDKEAYTKKGSTFCHPDQATADAHSVRWSTLFAQMDKALSDEESHLESWLNQVKEMQLHCEKGLYKNSLSHAPLQTGPTGDDNRSGEADNSENDLAIRSAAASIYSTCNFLLSMENLPCC, from the exons ATGGATGGTGAGAGTTGGGCTCAGGGTGAATCTTTAACTGAGCATAGATCTGAACCAAAG AAAAGGGGCATCCTGGAAGTTGAAGAAACATCTGACAGTTCTCACAAAAGAGTGAAAATGCGTGACCTTGAATCAGTTTTCCTCTCTGAAG CTCAAGCAGGACGAGGTGTAAGCAACACAGTGCAACCAGATGCCGACTCTGATTCAAGAACACTTGATCTTAATGAAAATGTTGGTTCTGTTAACTGTACGGTTGGAGATGATGCTCCAGCATGTGAATGTGACAAACTCCGAACCTCTGGGAAGGAAGAGGTTGAACGTGATGATGGTGCTACAAAGGGCAGAAGGTTTGATTTAGATCTAAATGCTGAAGATATTTCGAGTTCAATCAATGACCCCTTCTATccctataaaaattatgaacattTGAAGTCGAGGGATGATTCGGAGTGTGGAAGTTCGGTAGGTCCATTGGATGAAAGAGATTCAATGAGAGCTTGGAAAGGgttgaaacaaaataattatatgtctGCTCTTCATGGAGCTGTGGCGATGCCAGTACCAAAGCCACGTGGGAGGAAGAAATTCAATAATGatatgatgaagaagaagatagaACTTGCAAAGAAAGAACAGGTTGATAGGTTTGCGAGGGTTGCTGCTCCAAGTGGTTTGCTTAATGGGCTGAATCCTGGAATCATTAACCATGTAAGAAACAGCAAACAGGTTCACTCTATTATAGAAGCACTAGTGAGGtcagaaagaaatgaaaaccGACTTTCTGGAAGCAAGAAATGTAATCAAATCAAGAGTGGTCTGCAAGAACTCACTGCAAGGAAGGAATTCGGGGATGTGCATCATTCGGGAACCAATACATCTGGATTCAATCATGGGGATACTTTAATAGGAAGAAGGCACATGAGTGATAATGCTTTGTTTTCTAAGTCAGTTTATCCAAATACTGAGGTCCCGAGAGGGAATGGCGGTTCATGTACAGGGCAGACAAGGACTTTTTCATGGAGGCCTTCAGAATGCAACAGAGAAAATGAGGACGATAAACTTGCTCTAAAGCTCTCGTCATCTGCAAAAGTTGCAACAGGGCATGCTAGCTGTTTGTCGAATGAGGAATCAGCTGACCTTAGCAGTGTTACTTCACTTTCTGTTAAAG CTGCCAATGTAGCTTCCCAGTGGTTGGAACTTCTGAATCAAGACATAAGAGGACGCCTTGCAG CACTAAAACGGAGTAAGAAAAGAGTTCGGGCTGTAATTACCACAGAATTACCCCTCCTAATGTCAAGAGAATTTTCATCTAACCTAGACAAAGAAGCATACACGAAAAAAGGTTCTACCTTTTGCCATCCCGACCAAGCAACTGCTGATGCACATTCTGTTCGATGGAGCACTCTCTTTGCACAGATGGATAAAGCACTGTCTGACGAGGAAAGCCATCTG GAAAGTTGGCTGAACCAAGTGAAAGAAATGCAGCTGCATTGTGAAAAGGGCCTGTATAAGAATTCGTTGTCTCATGCTCCACTGCAGACAGGTCCAACAGGAGACGACAACAG ATCAGGAGAAGCCGATAACTCGGAGAACGATTTAGCCATTCGGTCCGCTGCTGCTTCGATATATTCAACTTGCAACTTCTTGTTGTCAATGGAAAATCTACCATGTTGCTGA